A window from Manis javanica isolate MJ-LG chromosome 10, MJ_LKY, whole genome shotgun sequence encodes these proteins:
- the SNU13 gene encoding NHP2-like protein 1 has translation MIRKTADAVPRPAPCRHSPLPPFLRGQGLTRSPCGVTSASSASGRARPFSLLPSDVPAEARASLESAALLEGWRDRGAAAMTEADVNPKAYPLADAHLTKKLLDLVQQSCNYKQLRKGANEATKTLNRGISEFIVMAADAEPLEIILHLPLLCEDKNVPYVFVRSKQALGRACGVSRPVIACSVTIKEGSQLKQQIQSIQQSIERLLV, from the exons atgatCAGAAAAACAGCAGATGCGGTTCCTCGGCCAGCACCGTGCAGGCACTCTCCCCTTCCGCCCTTCCTTCGGGGACAAGGACTCACCCGCTCGCCGTGCGGCGTCACTTCCGCTTCTTCCGCTTCCGGTCGCGCGCGGCCATTTTCACTCCTTCCGAGCGACGTCCCGGCCGAGGCCAGGGCCTCCCTCGAGTCGGCCGCGCTCCTTGAGGGCTGGCGAGATCGAGGAGCCGCAGCCATG ACTGAGGCTGATGTTAATCCAAAGGCCTACCCCTTGGCAGATGCCCACCTCACCAAGAAACTATTAGACCTTGTTCAGCAGTCATGTAACTACAAGCAGCTTCGGAAAGGAGCCAATGAAG CTACCAAAACCCTCAACAGAGGCATCTCTGAGTTCATCGTGATGGCTGCAGACGCAGAGCCCTTGGAGATCATCCTGCATCTTCCACTGCTGTGTGAAGATAAGAATGTGCCCTATGTGTTTGTGCGCTCCAAGCAGGCCCTGGGACGGGCCTGTGGGGTCTCCAGACCTGTCATTGCCTGTTCTGTCACCATCAAAGAAGGCTCACAACTGAAACAACAGATCCAGTCCATTCAGCAGTCCATTGAAAGGCTCTTAGTCTAA